From a single Nostoc sp. MS1 genomic region:
- the mreC gene encoding rod shape-determining protein MreC has protein sequence MVTVRRWWDRKVLQVGLLGLAIGGAWMLRQTQGEFLAEAYQVITRPLQMLQTGPSLEERQEERLKSAQFLEMQTRITELESQNKKLQDLLGYVQQEPLASRPVPARVIGRSADHWWQQVTINRGANSGIKEGYIVKAEGGLVGQVDSVSSNTSRILLISDLKSQVGVTISRTSAKGVLRGDSSSEAVLEFYEKVPNVKVGDLVSTSLYSQKFPAGLPVGRIKSLDLKKLPASIAKIELFPAISSLDWVAVYPKPTNPEPEQPTNPESKKSN, from the coding sequence ATGGTTACTGTACGTCGTTGGTGGGATCGTAAAGTCTTACAAGTTGGGTTATTAGGGTTAGCAATTGGCGGTGCTTGGATGTTGCGCCAGACTCAAGGCGAGTTTTTAGCGGAAGCATACCAAGTTATTACTCGTCCTTTGCAAATGTTGCAGACGGGGCCAAGTCTGGAGGAACGTCAGGAAGAACGCCTCAAGTCAGCCCAATTTTTGGAAATGCAAACGCGCATTACCGAGTTAGAAAGCCAAAACAAAAAGCTGCAAGATTTATTAGGTTACGTTCAACAAGAACCACTAGCATCACGTCCCGTTCCAGCGCGGGTAATAGGACGCAGCGCTGACCATTGGTGGCAACAAGTAACTATTAACCGGGGTGCAAATTCCGGCATTAAGGAAGGTTACATTGTCAAAGCTGAGGGGGGATTAGTTGGTCAAGTGGACAGTGTTAGTTCTAACACTAGCCGCATATTGTTAATCAGTGACCTTAAAAGCCAAGTTGGTGTAACTATCAGCCGCACTTCAGCTAAAGGTGTGCTTCGGGGAGATTCTTCTTCAGAAGCTGTGTTGGAATTTTATGAGAAAGTGCCAAATGTGAAAGTAGGGGATTTAGTTTCTACATCGCTGTATAGCCAGAAATTCCCCGCAGGTTTGCCAGTTGGCAGAATTAAATCTTTAGATTTGAAAAAACTACCAGCATCAATAGCCAAAATTGAACTATTTCCGGCTATTAGTTCTCTAGATTGGGTGGCTGTATATCCCAAGCCGACAAACCCAGAGCCAGAACAACCAACTAACCCAGAATCAAAAAAATCTAATTAA
- a CDS encoding SIMPL domain-containing protein, which translates to MVRAALAGSGLRIGKLWPALPLALLVFVTFMQPGSTQEKERLYRTLSVSGRGVESVPATLSEVNLGVEIQGKTAQEVQQEVARRSSAVVALLRSRNVEKLQTAGVRLNPVYSYNNNVQRLTGYAASNTVSFRVASDKAGTLLDEAVKAGATQINGISFVATDEAIASARQQALKEATQNARQQADAVFSSLGFQAKEIVSIQVDGAAPPPPVLYSTANTKDSLAARTTPIIGGEQQVEASVTLQISY; encoded by the coding sequence ATGGTTAGAGCCGCTTTAGCTGGTTCTGGGTTGCGTATTGGGAAGTTGTGGCCAGCTTTACCGTTAGCGTTATTGGTTTTTGTGACTTTTATGCAGCCTGGGTCAACGCAAGAAAAAGAAAGATTGTACCGAACTTTGAGTGTCAGTGGTCGTGGAGTGGAGTCAGTTCCTGCTACGTTGTCAGAAGTCAATTTAGGGGTGGAAATTCAGGGTAAAACGGCTCAGGAAGTACAGCAAGAAGTCGCACGTCGGTCATCGGCTGTGGTGGCTTTACTGAGAAGCCGTAATGTAGAGAAGTTACAAACTGCTGGGGTTCGTCTCAACCCAGTTTATAGTTACAACAATAATGTGCAACGACTTACTGGCTATGCTGCTAGTAATACGGTGAGTTTTCGTGTTGCCTCTGACAAAGCTGGAACTTTGTTAGATGAAGCTGTAAAGGCGGGTGCAACCCAAATTAACGGTATCAGTTTTGTGGCGACTGATGAAGCGATCGCATCTGCTAGGCAACAAGCTTTAAAAGAAGCTACCCAAAACGCACGACAACAAGCCGATGCTGTTTTCAGTAGCCTGGGTTTTCAAGCCAAAGAAATAGTTAGTATTCAAGTTGATGGTGCTGCGCCTCCACCACCCGTATTGTACTCTACTGCAAATACCAAGGACTCGCTAGCGGCTAGGACTACGCCTATCATCGGTGGTGAACAACAAGTTGAAGCATCGGTAACGTTGCAAATTAGTTATTAG
- a CDS encoding single-stranded DNA-binding protein yields MSINIVTLVGRVGTDPDIKYFESGSVKCRLTLAVKRRTRNSDEPDWFTLELWDKTAEVAGNYVRKGSLIGIKGSLKFDTWSDRQTGANRSTPVIRVDQLELLGSKQDRDGGGDFSSENF; encoded by the coding sequence ATGAGCATTAATATAGTTACCCTAGTAGGTCGAGTAGGCACAGACCCAGACATTAAATATTTTGAGTCTGGTAGCGTCAAGTGTAGATTAACTTTGGCAGTGAAGCGCAGAACCCGTAACAGCGACGAACCAGACTGGTTTACCTTAGAACTGTGGGACAAAACAGCAGAAGTAGCAGGGAATTATGTCCGCAAAGGTAGTTTAATAGGAATTAAAGGCTCCTTAAAGTTTGACACATGGAGCGATCGCCAAACCGGAGCCAACAGATCCACACCAGTAATCAGAGTAGATCAACTAGAACTGCTAGGTTCCAAACAAGACAGAGACGGTGGCGGAGACTTCTCCTCAGAGAATTTTTAA
- the ribD gene encoding bifunctional diaminohydroxyphosphoribosylaminopyrimidine deaminase/5-amino-6-(5-phosphoribosylamino)uracil reductase RibD, producing the protein MDKVPVVAQAGASQPNNTQQHEPSSPEVGSDFDVRMMQRCLELARRALGRTSPNPLVGAVVVQDGEIVGEGFHPRAGEPHAEVFALRAAGERARGATVYVNLEPCNHYGRTPPCSEGLIAAGVAKVVVGMVDPNPLVAGGGIAKLRAAGVEVLVGVEMEACQQLNEGFVHRILHKRPLGILKYAMTLDGKIATTSGHSAWVTNPSARGEVHQLRAGCDAVIVGGNTVRRDNPYLTSHQEGVHNPLRVVMSRQLDLPTDAHLWDTTEAPTLVLTQLGANPDFQKLLQQKGVEVLELPSLTPEVVMSHLYDRGFCSVLWECGGTLAASAIAQGAVQKILAFIAPKIIGGSHAPTPVGDLGFDTMTEALLLERVRWRVVGSDCLVEGYLPAKKQ; encoded by the coding sequence ATGGATAAAGTTCCAGTGGTAGCTCAAGCAGGTGCATCCCAACCTAACAATACTCAGCAACATGAACCCTCATCGCCGGAGGTCGGAAGTGATTTTGATGTCCGCATGATGCAACGGTGCTTAGAACTGGCACGCCGTGCTTTGGGGCGGACTTCACCTAACCCGTTGGTGGGGGCGGTAGTTGTTCAGGATGGGGAAATTGTGGGGGAAGGGTTTCATCCCCGCGCTGGTGAGCCTCATGCCGAAGTTTTTGCCTTGAGGGCGGCAGGAGAACGGGCGCGTGGTGCTACGGTATATGTCAACCTTGAACCTTGTAATCATTATGGACGCACTCCTCCTTGTTCGGAAGGGTTGATTGCGGCTGGTGTGGCTAAGGTAGTGGTAGGGATGGTTGATCCGAACCCACTCGTGGCGGGTGGTGGTATTGCCAAGTTACGTGCGGCTGGGGTGGAGGTGTTGGTGGGTGTGGAGATGGAAGCTTGTCAGCAGCTAAATGAAGGTTTTGTACATCGTATCCTGCATAAGCGCCCGTTAGGTATTTTGAAATATGCCATGACTTTAGATGGCAAAATAGCGACTACTTCTGGTCATAGTGCCTGGGTGACAAATCCTTCGGCTCGTGGTGAAGTTCATCAACTACGGGCTGGATGTGATGCTGTCATTGTCGGCGGTAATACGGTACGGCGAGATAATCCTTACTTAACCAGTCACCAGGAGGGTGTACATAATCCTTTGCGGGTGGTAATGAGTCGTCAGCTCGATTTGCCAACAGATGCTCACTTGTGGGACACAACCGAGGCTCCGACTTTAGTTTTGACGCAATTAGGAGCTAATCCTGATTTTCAAAAACTGTTGCAGCAAAAGGGTGTAGAGGTATTGGAGTTACCATCGCTGACACCAGAGGTGGTGATGTCCCATTTATACGATCGCGGTTTTTGTAGCGTATTGTGGGAGTGTGGCGGTACTCTAGCTGCCAGTGCGATCGCTCAAGGCGCTGTACAAAAAATTCTCGCTTTTATTGCCCCAAAAATTATCGGTGGTAGCCATGCACCTACGCCTGTGGGTGATTTAGGTTTTGATACGATGACCGAGGCGCTACTTTTAGAACGTGTGCGTTGGCGTGTTGTGGGTTCCGATTGCTTAGTAGAAGGGTATTTGCCTGCAAAAAAACAATAA
- the mreD gene encoding rod shape-determining protein MreD gives MKLPSFKSKSKQPKQKFNGRRIPLSRRHPALVQLLDSGVTFGSVLLCLFLLPTRLPGMELLGIGPNWLLIWVVAWSVKRSVWAGTLAGIILGFLQDAMTSPEPSHAITLGLVGFVTGFIQKQRFIQEDFISVALIVFVMAILAETVFASLLNLAGDRPAEYIWAYYQRVTLASAILSSLWAPVLYYPLNIWWERMKVLESQ, from the coding sequence ATGAAGCTACCTTCATTTAAAAGTAAATCAAAACAGCCGAAGCAAAAATTCAACGGTCGGCGTATACCTTTGTCACGTCGGCATCCGGCTTTAGTTCAGTTACTCGATTCGGGAGTAACGTTTGGCTCTGTTTTATTATGTTTATTTTTATTGCCTACCCGCTTACCAGGGATGGAATTATTAGGAATTGGCCCTAATTGGCTGTTAATTTGGGTTGTAGCTTGGAGTGTCAAACGCTCGGTATGGGCAGGTACTCTGGCAGGTATTATTTTAGGGTTTCTTCAGGATGCCATGACATCACCAGAACCTTCCCATGCCATCACTTTAGGTTTAGTAGGATTTGTAACTGGATTCATTCAAAAGCAGCGTTTCATTCAAGAAGACTTTATTTCTGTTGCCTTGATTGTTTTTGTCATGGCGATTTTGGCGGAAACAGTGTTTGCATCCCTACTAAATTTAGCAGGCGATCGCCCAGCCGAATACATCTGGGCATACTATCAACGTGTCACCCTTGCCTCCGCTATCCTCAGCAGTCTTTGGGCCCCTGTATTGTACTATCCCCTCAATATCTGGTGGGAGCGGATGAAAGTATTGGAGAGCCAATAG
- a CDS encoding cation:proton antiporter, whose translation MQFINAIDFMFPLLANTTQAADSSLVLAAVLLSLVVVYFAGKLGGELCNRVGLPPVLGELVGGVIVGVSVLHLLVFPEGGADGSSSLIMTFLQTTGGLTPEATPAVFTAQSEVISVLAELGVIILLFEIGLESNLKDLMAVGIQATVVAIVGVAVPFAAGTIGLMTLFGIDAVPAIFAGAALTATSIGITSKVLSELGKLNSKEGQIILGAAVIDDVLGIIVLAVVASLAKDGVVDVSKVIYLIISASGFLLGAILLGNVFNKAFVAIADMLKTRGGLVIPAFIFAFVMAYLAAAIQLEAILGAFAAGLVLEETDKRIELQKQVCPIADMLVPIFFVTVGAKTDLGVLNPTIPDNREGLIMATFLIIVAIFGKVITGLSVFGQPQINRLAIGVGMIPRGEVGLVFAGVGAASGALSKPLGAAIIMMVILTTFLAPPLLKFVFPDSDDGTNDSGQLILDASTQKPLALETQSSVVSTGGDSGNVS comes from the coding sequence ATGCAGTTTATTAACGCGATCGACTTCATGTTCCCCCTCCTGGCTAATACAACCCAAGCCGCAGACAGTTCGCTGGTACTAGCCGCAGTCTTACTGAGTTTAGTAGTAGTTTACTTTGCCGGCAAACTTGGCGGTGAGCTATGTAACCGAGTGGGTTTACCACCAGTCTTAGGTGAACTAGTGGGTGGTGTAATCGTAGGTGTATCTGTCCTACATCTGTTGGTATTTCCTGAAGGTGGTGCAGACGGTTCCAGTTCTTTGATCATGACCTTCCTCCAGACTACTGGGGGTTTAACACCCGAAGCGACACCCGCAGTATTTACAGCCCAGTCAGAGGTAATTTCTGTTTTAGCTGAACTGGGTGTAATCATCCTGCTGTTTGAAATTGGTTTGGAGTCAAACTTAAAAGACTTAATGGCAGTGGGTATTCAAGCTACAGTAGTTGCCATAGTAGGAGTAGCAGTACCCTTTGCCGCCGGAACAATTGGTTTAATGACCTTGTTTGGGATTGATGCTGTACCCGCAATTTTTGCTGGCGCGGCTTTAACTGCAACCAGTATCGGTATCACTTCTAAAGTCTTGTCAGAATTAGGCAAGCTTAACTCCAAAGAAGGACAGATAATTCTGGGTGCGGCTGTAATTGACGATGTTCTGGGGATTATTGTTTTAGCCGTAGTTGCCAGCTTGGCTAAAGATGGTGTAGTAGATGTCAGCAAAGTTATCTACTTAATTATTAGTGCCAGTGGCTTTCTATTAGGGGCAATTTTACTAGGTAATGTTTTTAATAAAGCCTTTGTAGCGATCGCTGATATGCTCAAAACACGGGGCGGACTAGTTATCCCGGCTTTCATTTTCGCCTTTGTGATGGCATACTTGGCTGCTGCCATTCAATTAGAAGCCATCTTGGGCGCATTTGCCGCAGGTTTAGTTCTAGAAGAAACAGACAAGCGCATAGAACTACAAAAGCAAGTCTGCCCGATCGCGGATATGCTAGTACCGATTTTCTTCGTTACCGTTGGTGCAAAAACTGATTTAGGTGTACTTAACCCAACTATACCCGACAATAGGGAAGGTCTAATTATGGCAACTTTCCTGATCATTGTAGCTATCTTCGGTAAAGTAATCACAGGCTTGAGCGTCTTTGGTCAACCTCAAATTAACCGCCTAGCGATCGGTGTGGGGATGATTCCTAGAGGCGAGGTTGGCTTAGTATTTGCTGGCGTGGGTGCTGCGAGTGGCGCACTCTCTAAACCACTAGGGGCAGCGATTATTATGATGGTTATTCTCACAACCTTTTTAGCCCCGCCCTTGTTAAAATTCGTTTTTCCAGACTCAGACGATGGTACAAACGACTCAGGGCAATTAATTTTAGATGCCTCTACACAAAAACCATTAGCTTTAGAAACACAATCATCTGTTGTATCTACTGGTGGTGATAGTGGGAATGTAAGTTAA
- a CDS encoding rod shape-determining protein — MGIDLGTANTLVYVSGKGIVLQEPSVVAIDQNEKVALAVGEEAKKMLGRTPGNVIALRPLRDGVIADFDTAELMLKSFIQRVNDGRSLILPRIVIGIPSGVTGVERRAVMDAAAQAGAREVYLIDEPVAAAIGAGLPVAEPTGNMIIDIGGGTTEVAVLSLQGTVISESVRIAGDELTESIIMYMKKVHNLVIGERTAEDIKIRMGSAYPTHDDDGLMMEVRGLHLLSGLPRTVTIKGPEIRESMMEPLSVIVEAVKRTLERTPPELAADIIDRGIMLAGGGALLKGIDTLISHETGIVTHIAADPLSCVVLGTGRVLENFKQHERVFSARSRNM; from the coding sequence ATGGGTATCGACCTCGGTACAGCAAATACCCTCGTGTATGTTTCTGGTAAAGGTATTGTACTGCAAGAACCTTCTGTAGTGGCTATCGACCAAAATGAAAAGGTAGCTTTGGCAGTTGGGGAAGAGGCTAAAAAAATGCTTGGCCGTACTCCAGGGAATGTGATTGCTCTGCGCCCTTTGCGTGATGGGGTAATCGCTGACTTTGATACGGCTGAATTAATGCTGAAAAGCTTTATTCAAAGGGTGAATGATGGTCGGTCTTTGATATTACCCCGGATTGTAATTGGGATTCCTAGTGGTGTGACTGGGGTAGAAAGACGCGCTGTCATGGATGCGGCGGCGCAAGCTGGAGCTAGGGAAGTATATTTAATTGATGAACCAGTAGCAGCTGCGATCGGTGCAGGTTTACCAGTGGCGGAACCTACTGGTAACATGATTATTGACATTGGTGGTGGAACTACTGAAGTTGCCGTGTTAAGTCTGCAAGGTACTGTGATCAGCGAATCAGTACGTATTGCTGGCGATGAATTAACCGAGTCCATCATCATGTACATGAAAAAAGTTCATAACTTAGTGATTGGAGAACGGACGGCGGAAGATATCAAAATTCGCATGGGTTCTGCCTATCCTACCCATGATGATGATGGCTTGATGATGGAAGTCCGAGGTTTACACTTGCTTTCCGGTTTACCCAGAACTGTCACTATTAAAGGCCCAGAAATTCGTGAGAGTATGATGGAACCTTTATCAGTGATTGTGGAAGCGGTGAAACGGACGCTAGAACGTACACCACCTGAATTAGCAGCCGACATTATCGATAGAGGTATCATGCTCGCTGGTGGTGGTGCTTTGCTTAAAGGTATAGATACCTTAATCAGTCACGAAACAGGCATAGTTACCCATATCGCCGCCGATCCTCTCAGCTGCGTTGTTTTGGGAACAGGTCGGGTGTTAGAGAACTTTAAGCAGCACGAAAGAGTCTTTAGCGCTCGTTCTCGAAATATGTAA